A part of Paenibacillus donghaensis genomic DNA contains:
- a CDS encoding helix-turn-helix domain-containing protein, whose protein sequence is MKKREYTVRLGPDQQKELQGVCSKGKVAARSLRRAQILLWADENRVGGKLSDMTIAEQLHIHTNTVYLVRKTFSEKGLQAAVERKKRLTPPNPPKVTGELEAKIIALSCSTPPAGRSRWTLRLLADKTVELGYIDSISYDTVDRILKKRTQTPSS, encoded by the coding sequence ATGAAAAAACGTGAATACACCGTTCGTTTGGGCCCGGATCAACAGAAAGAATTACAAGGGGTGTGCTCGAAAGGGAAAGTGGCCGCACGCTCACTCCGGCGAGCACAGATTCTGTTGTGGGCAGACGAGAACCGGGTGGGCGGCAAGCTTTCGGACATGACCATTGCGGAGCAATTACACATCCACACCAACACGGTATATCTGGTCCGTAAGACCTTTTCGGAAAAGGGATTACAGGCTGCGGTCGAACGAAAAAAAAGACTGACACCGCCTAATCCTCCAAAGGTTACCGGCGAACTGGAGGCGAAAATCATCGCGCTCAGTTGTAGCACTCCGCCCGCTGGAAGAAGTCGGTGGACACTTCGACTTTTAGCAGACAAGACCGTTGAACTGGGTTACATTGACAGCATTTCGTACGACACGGTGGACCGCATTTTAAAAAAACGAACTCAAACCCCATCTTCGTAA